A single genomic interval of Cucumis sativus cultivar 9930 chromosome 5, Cucumber_9930_V3, whole genome shotgun sequence harbors:
- the LOC101222946 gene encoding probable carboxylesterase 18 has product MSSSTSASEISSSKLPWKHRLLLRIGSTITDACCRSDFTVNRWFTGILDWKIPPSTKPIDGVSSFDLTIDTSRNLWVRIFNPVIDGEDSDIQSLPLIFYFHGGGFAFSYADSALSHTSAHRFAKQLPAVVISVNYRLAPEFRYPCQYDDGFDALKFIDEVGEEILPAKADLTRCFILGESAGGNLGHHVAVRASEYTLKKVKMVGFIASQPFFGGEERTESEIRLSNQRPLSLRLSDWFWKAFLPEGEDRDHGAANVFGPKGRDVTEVMKFPATLVMVGELDLLQDGQRRYYEGLKRMGKEVKMVEFENAIHGFFAFWDLPQYSSMMKEMKDFIATHIQNSIVSASSSSTNK; this is encoded by the coding sequence atgtcttCTTCCACTTCTGCTTCTGAAATTTCAAGCTCCAAACTTCCATGGAAGCACCGTCTACTGCTTCGAATCGGTTCTACAATCACCGACGCTTGTTGTCGATCCGATTTCACCGTCAACCGTTGGTTCACCGGAATCCTCGACTGGAAAATCCCCCCTTCTACCAAACCAATCGACGGCGTCTCCTCTTTCGATCTCACTATCGACACTTCCCGCAACCTCTGGGTTCGAATCTTCAATCCCGTTATTGACGGTGAAGATTCAGATATTCAATCTCTACCGTTGATTTTCTATTTCCACGGTGGTGGCTTCGCTTTCTCTTACGCCGATTCAGCTCTCTCCCACACTTCCGCTCACCGATTCGCCAAACAATTACCCGCCGTTGTAATCTCTGTCAACTACCGCCTCGCTCCGGAATTCCGGTACCCATGTCAATACGACGACGGATTCGACGCTTTGAAATTCATCGACGAAGTGGGGGAGGAAATCCTTCCAGCAAAGGCGGATCTAACCCGTTGCTTCATTTTGGGGGAAAGCGCCGGAGGAAATCTCGGGCACCACGTAGCAGTGAGAGCGAGCGAGTACACGttaaagaaagtgaaaatggTTGGGTTCATAGCGTCGCAGCCGTTTTTCGGTGGAGAGGAGAGAACAGAGTCGGAGATTCGGTTGAGTAATCAGCGGCCGTTGAGTCTGAGGCTTTCGGATTGGTTTTGGAAGGCGTTTTTGCCAGAGGGGGAAGATCGGGATCACGGGGCGGCGAATGTGTTTGGACCGAAGGGAAGGGATGTTACGGAGGTGATGAAGTTTCCGGCGACGTTGGTTATGGTGGGAGAATTGGATCTGTTGCAAGATGGGCAGAGGAGGTATTACGAAGGGTTGAAGAGAATGGGGAAAGAAGTGAAAATGGTGGAATTTGAGAACGCCATTCATGGGTTCTTTGCGTTTTGGGATCTGCCTCAATATTCTTCCATGATGAAGGAGATGAAGGATTTCATTGCCACACACATTCAAAACTCCATTgtttctgcttcttcttcctcaacaAACAAATAG
- the LOC101223179 gene encoding U3 snoRNP-associated protein-like YAO, with product MTKKKTSAPPNGAKKGKNFPLSKDPFFSSESRKRRKIVDDEIESGESDEDNGLMGVEDEEFEEETVDEKRKRVAVEYLEKIREIAKREKERGDEEKDEDESDDEGEKDSLVAKILQQEQLEDSGRLRREIASRVQKPVARDEFQLLIKHRQSVTAVALSEDDLKGFSSSKDGTILHWDVESGKGEKYRWPSDEVLRLHGAKDPQGRATKHSKVTFSLAVSSDGRYLASGGLDRHVHIWDTRTREHIQAFPGHRGPVSCLTFRQGTSELFSGSYDRTVKIWNVDDRAYINTLFGHQSDVLTIDCLRKERLLTVGRDRSMQLWKVPEESRLVFRAPASSLECCCFISNDEFLSGSDDGSIELWTALKKKPVFIVRNAHSSSSSSTNLELKENGAIPNGCMGNGDANHNTSHNLSAYSWISSVSVCRNSDLAASGAGNGSVRLWALTSDKKDVRPLYDLPLVGFVNSLTFANSGRFVVAGVGQEPRLGRWGRIPAARNGVAVHPLKLS from the exons ATgacgaagaagaaaacctCGGCCCCTCCTAATGGGGCAAAGAAGGGGAAGAATTTTCCACTCAGTAAGGACCCTTTCTTCAGTTCTGAATCGAGAAAACGAAGGAAAATTGTTGATGATGAGATTGAAAGTGGTGAGTCAGATGAGGATAATGGGCTAATGGGTGTTGAGGATGAGGAGTTTGAGGAAGAAACTGTTGacgagaaaaggaaaagagtaGCAGTCGAATACTTGGAGAAAATTCGGGAAATtgcaaaaagggaaaaagagagGGGCGATGAAGAGAAGGATGAGGATGAGAGTGATGATGAGGGTGAAAAAGATTCACTTGTTGCAAAAATTCTTCAGCAAGAGCAACTCGAAGATAGCGGAAGGCTTCGAAGAGAAATTGCATCAAG GGTTCAGAAGCCAGTAGCTAGAGAtgaatttcaattattgattAAGCACAGACAATCTGTTACAGCTGTCGCTCTATCTGAGGATGATTTGAAGGGGTTTTCATCGTCCAAGGATGGTACCATCTTACACTGGGATGTAGAAAGTGGTAAAGGGGAAAAATATCGATGGCCTAGTGATGAAGTATTGAGATTGCATGGTGCTAAGGATCCCCAAGGTCGGGCTACAAAGCATAGTAAAGTCACTTTTTCATTAGCTGTCAGTTCTGATGGTCGATATTTAGCTAGTGGAGGCTTAGACCGTCATGTGCATATATGGGATACTCGTACACGAGAGCATATTCAG GCATTTCCTGGTCATAGAGGACCTGTTTCGTGTTTGACTTTCAGGCAAGGGACTTCTGAACTTTTTTCTGGTTCATATGATCGAACTGTCAAGATATGGAATGTGGATGACAGAGcttatataaatacattgtTTGGTCACCAAAGCGATGTATTGACTATTGATTGCCTACGGAAAGAAAGATTACTGACTGTTGGACGTGATCGGAGTATGCAGTTATGGAAG GTTCCAGAGGAGTCCCGTTTAGTATTTCGTGCTCCTGCATCATCCTTAGAATGTTGCTGTTTTATAAGCAATGATGAATTCTTGTCTGGATCAGATGACGGCAGTATTGAGCTTTGGACTGCTTTAAAAAAGAAGCCTGTTTTTATTGTGCGAAATGctcattcttcttcatcatcttccaCAAATTTGGAGCTGAAGGAAAATGGAGCCATCCCCAATGGTTGTATGG GAAATGGGGATGCCAATCATAATACATCTCACAATTTGTCAGCATATTCTTGGATAAGTTCAGTCTCAGTATGTAGAAACAGTGACCTTGCTGCATCGGGTGCTGGCAATGGTTCTGTTCGTTTATGGGCTCTCACAAGTGATAAGAAAGATGTTCGACCATTATATGACCTCCCTCTG gTTGGGTTTGTGAACTCCTTGACCTTTGCTAACTCTGGAAGGTTTGTGGTGGCTGGAGTTGGGCAG GAACCTCGTCTTGGAAGGTGGGGGCGAATCCCAGCTGCTCGGAATGGAGTTGCAGTTCATCCTCTTAAGCTTTCATGA
- the LOC101202912 gene encoding probable carboxylesterase 18: protein MRSSSVCYELSTPQLPWKHKVTLRFATLLFNTSLRSDFTVNRRLLTFLDPKIPPNPNSAHSVSSSDLTIDTSRDLFLRIFTPNPTAALDESLPLLPIIFYFHGGGFAFGSADATSTDMAARGFAEKLRAVVISVNYRLAPEFRFPCQYDDGFDALKFIDEMDDDSLLERVDLSRCFILGESAGGNLGHHVAVRASEYEFKRVKIIGFIASQPFFGGKERTESENRLCKQLPLTLYMTDWFWRAFLPAGEDRDHAAANVNGPNGRDISGLENFPATVIFAGGLDLLMDRQKSYYERLKRMGKDVKLVVFSNAFHGFFGFPDLPEYSLMIEEMSDFIAKLM, encoded by the coding sequence ATGCGTTCGTCCAGCGTTTGTTACGAACTCTCAACTCCACAGCTTCCATGGAAGCACAAGGTCACTCTTCGATTCGCCACTCTACTCTTCAACACTTCTCTCCGATCAGATTTCACCGTCAATCGCCGGCTTCTCACTTTCCTCGACCCCAAAATCCCTCCCAATCCCAATTCAGCTCACTCCGTTTCCTCTTCCGATCTCACTATCGACACTTCTCGTGACCTCTTCCTTCGAATATTCACTCCCAACCCCACCGCCGCTCTCGATGAATCTCTCCCACTGCTGCCGATCATTTTCTACTTCCATGGCGGCGGCTTCGCCTTCGGTTCTGCCGACGCCACTTCAACTGACATGGCTGCCCGCGGCTTCGCCGAAAAGTTACGCGCCGTCGTAATCTCCGTCAACTACCGCCTCGCTCCTGAGTTTCGATTCCCATGCCAATATGACGATGGGTTCGACGCTTTGAAATTCATTGATGAAATGGACGACGACAGTTTACTAGAGAGGGTAGATTTGAGTCGCTGCTTTATTTTAGGGGAAAGCGCCGGTGGAAATCTAGGACACCATGTGGCAGTGAGAGCGAGCGAATACGAGTTCAAAAGAGTGAAGATCATTGGATTTATAGCGTCGCAGCCGTTTTTCGGCGGAAAGGAAAGAACGGAGTCGGAGAATCGACTGTGTAAGCAACTTCCGTTGACTCTATACATGACGGATTGGTTTTGGAGGGCATTTCTGCCAGCCGGGGAAGATCGAGACCATGCGGCGGCGAATGTGAATGGACCCAATGGAAGGGATATCTcggggttggaaaattttccgGCGACAGTGATTTTCGCGGGAGGATTGGATCTGCTGATGGATCGACAAAAAAGTTATTACGAGAGGTTGAAGAGAATGGGAAAGGATGTGAAGCTGGTGGTGTTTTCCAACGCCTTCCATGGATTCTTTGGCTTCCCAGATCTGCCGGAATATTCTTTGATGATTGAGGAGATGAGTGATTTCATTGCAAAGCTCATGtag
- the LOC101220284 gene encoding putative endo-1,3(4)-beta-glucanase 2, with protein sequence MEETSKPSPISTLFFLLLLTAAAVSAQFPFPETTSTAVPDPGKFFSPNLLSSPLPTNSFFQNFVLNNGDLPEYIHPYLIRTANSSLSVSYPSRISNSSITQLQFFPDLVISSPKKTFNTTHFISSFSDLGVDLDIGVFRFHLVRGSPYLTFSVLKTSSVLISTSNGVRSVDSYEDYTKHIIRLNNGRSWVLYSSSAIYLVKSKSNQIVTSGGFIGVIRVAVLPDSAVESEKILDRYSGCYPVSGFVKLLGGFGFEYKWQKKGSGGLLMLAHTLHREILPRDQTVLQNIRYSSIDGDLLGVVGDSWDLKFNPIPITWHSINGIDSKFFPEIVAALKRDVATLNATELSSMPASYFYGKLLARAARLALIAEEVNGGAGVIPAVVKFLKNGIQPWLIGKFPKNGFLYERKWAGLVTKNGATSTTEDFGFGIYNDHHFHLGYFVYSIAVLAKLDPNWGKQYKPQAYALLYDYMNFRPKKSQFSIPFRNFDFWKLHSWAAGLTEFPDGRNQESTTEAVNAYYAAALMGLAYDDESLTAAGSTLTAAEITATQTWWHVKRENNGIYDKGFTEENRMVGILWSAARESRLWFAPAEWRECRVGIQVLPVLPVTERVFTDVGFVKEVVEWVQPALEREDAGEGWKGFAYALEGIYDKKSAVEKVKKLKKHDDGNSLSNLLWWIYSRPEGRR encoded by the coding sequence CTTCTCTCCAAATCTCCTCTCATCTCCTCTCCCCACTAACTCCTTCTTCCAAAACTTTGTCCTCAACAATGGCGATTTGCCGGAATATATTCATCCCTATCTCATTAGAACAGCTAATTCTTCGCTCTCTGTTTCATACCCATCTCGTATTTCCAATTCTTCAATCACCCAGTTGCAGTTCTTCCCTGATCTCGTCATTTCTTCACCcaaaaaaacttttaacaCAACCCATTTCATCTCCTCCTTCAGCGATCTCGGTGTTGATTTGGACATTGGCGTTTTCAGATTCCATCTCGTTCGTGGAAGTCCTTACTTGACTTTCTCTGTTTTGAAAACGTCCTCTGTTTTGATCTCAACCAGCAATGGCGTCCGGTCTGTTGATTCTTATGAGGATTATACGAAACATATCATTCGGTTGAACAATGGCCGGAGTTGGGTTCTTTATTCCTCGTCGGCGATTTATCTGGTTAAATCGAAGAGTAATCAGATTGTTACTTCCGGGGGATTTATCGGCGTGATTCGGGTTGCTGTTTTGCCGGATTCAGCGGTGGAATCGGAGAAAATTCTTGATCGGTACAGTGGATGTTACCCTGTTTCTGGGTTTGTGAAGTTGTTGGGAGGTTTTGGGTTTGAGTACAAATGGCAGAAGAAAGGAAGTGGTGGCCTTCTCATGTTGGCTCACACATTGCACCGGGAAATCTTGCCGCGAGATCAAACGGTTCTTCAGAATATCCGGTACAGCAGCATCGACGGCGACCTTCTGGGTGTGGTTGGAGATTCGTGGGATTTGAAGTTCAACCCGATTCCGATCACTTGGCATTCAATCAACGGAATCGATAGCAAATTCTTCCCTGAGATTGTCGCCGCTCTTAAACGGGACGTTGCGACATTAAACGCTACAGAGCTTTCGTCAATGCCAGCGTCTTATTTCTATGGGAAGTTGTTGGCCAGAGCTGCGAGATTGGCTCTGATCGCCGAAGAGGTGAATGGCGGCGCCGGTGTTATTCCGGCAGTGgtgaagtttttgaaaaacgGGATTCAGCCATGGTTGATCGGGAAATTCCCCAAAAATGGGTTTCTGTATGAAAGAAAATGGGCTGGATTGGTGACGAAGAACGGTGCTACAAGTACAACAGAGGATTTCGGATTCGGAATCTACAACGATCACCATTTCCATTTGGGTTATTTCGTGTACTCAATCGCCGTTCTTGCGAAGCTTGATCCCAATTGGGGAAAACAATACAAGCCTCAAGCCTACGCTTTGCTTTACGATTACATGAATTTCAGACCCAAAAAATCTCAATTCTCAATTCCATTCCGAAACTTCGATTTCTGGAAGCTCCACTCCTGGGCCGCCGGATTGACTGAATTCCCCGACGGTCGAAATCAGGAAAGCACAACTGAGGCCGTCAACGCCTATTACGCAGCTGCGCTGATGGGTTTGGCTTACGACGACGAATCCCTCACCGCCGCCGGGTCAACGCTGACGGCAGCGGAGATCACGGCAACGCAGACATGGTGGCATGTGAAGAGAGAAAACAACGGAATTTACGACAAGGGATTTACAGAGGAAAACAGAATGGTGGGGATTTTGTGGAGTGCAGCAAGGGAGAGCCGGCTGTGGTTTGCTCCAGCGGAGTGGAGAGAATGTAGAGTTGGGATACAGGTGTTGCCGGTATTGCCGGTGACGGAGAGGGTGTTTACCGATGTGGGGTTTGTGAAGGAGGTTGTGGAGTGGGTGCAACCGGCGTTGGAACGGGAAGATGCCGGTGAAGGGTGGAAGGGATTTGCGTATGCTTTGGAAGGGATTTATGATAAGAAGAGTGCGGTTGAGAAGgtgaagaagttgaagaaacaTGATGATGGGAATTCTCTGAGTAATCTTTTATGGTGGATTTACAGTCGGCCGGAGGGACGACGTTGA